The following proteins come from a genomic window of Lolium rigidum isolate FL_2022 chromosome 5, APGP_CSIRO_Lrig_0.1, whole genome shotgun sequence:
- the LOC124654014 gene encoding U3 snoRNP-associated protein-like YAOH → MAPRGNRSTKRPPPPRGKGKGKRPSAASAGDDPFFEAEPKRRRARADEDIESGDSDDDALALGGAAVGEDGEEEEKEDEETAGEKKLRMTNEYLARIEDALKRGKKDSDNDDSDEDSDDAPGRGSRGVAGILKKKHLVESGRQRLSLAARVLPPGEQDGFTFIAKHRQPVTAVALSKDSDRGFSASKDGVIMHWDVETGKCEKYLWPTEKVLVSHHAKAPLSKKRSQHILALAVSSDGRYLATGGMDRHIHLWDVRSREHIQAFSGHRGPVSCLAFGLDSPELFSGSYDRSIMQWNAEDRTYMHCLYGHQGEILTTDALSKDRLLTVARDRTMHLWKIPEESQLVFRAPAVSLECCCFIDDKEYLSGSDDGSLELWSVMRKKPTHIIKNAHPALTPSSIDSADEKLPKENGTCKSESFSSAHSWVSAVASRKGSDLAASGAANGVVRLWTIQPDSKGMQPLFDLPLDGFVNSLAIAKSGRFIVAGVGREPRLGRWGRVAAAKNGVAIHRLSLQDDSEVL, encoded by the exons ATGGCGCCGCGCGGCAACCGCAGCAccaagaggccgccgccgccgcggggcaaGGGCAAGGGGAAGCGCCCCTCCGCCGCCTCGGCCGGGGACGACCCGTTCTTCGAGGCGGAGCCCAagcgccgccgcgcccgcgccgACGAGGACATCGAGAGcggggacagcgacgacgacgcgctCGCGCTGGGCGGTGCCGCCGTcggcgaggacggcgaggaggaggagaaggaggatgaGGAGACGGCCGGGGAGAAGAAGCTGCGGATGACCAACGAGTACCTGGCCAGGATCGAGGACGCGCTGAAGAGGGGCAAGAAGGATTCTGACAACGACGATTCCGACGAAGACTCGGATGATGCGCCGGGCAGGGGAAGCAGGGGGGTCGCTGGGATTCTCAAAAAGAAGCATCTTGTGGAGAGCGGCAGGCAGCGCTTGAGCCTCGCTGCGAG AGTGCTGCCGCCGGGCGAGCAGGATGGGTTCACATTTATAGCGAAGCACCGGCAGCCGGTGACAGCGGTCGCTCTGTCCAAGGACAGTGACAGGGGGTTCTCGGCGTCCAAAGATGGAGTCATCATGCATTGGGATGTTGAGACTGGGAAATGCGAGAAGTACTTGTGGCCGACTGAAAAGGTGTTGGTTTCGCACCATGCTAAAGCCCCCCTGTCCAAGAAGAGAAGCCAGCACATTCTCGCGCTGGCTGTTAGTTCAGATGGGAGATACTTGGCTACCGGTGGCATGGACCGACATATCCATCTGTGGGATGTTCGTTCTCGGGAGCACATACAG GCATTCAGTGGCCATAGAGGGCCAGTCTCATGTCTTGCTTTTGGGTTGGACTCTCCAGAGCTATTCTCTGGTTCTTACGACCGTTCAATAATGCAGTGGAATGCTGAAGATAGAACATACATGCACTGCCTATATGGCCATCAAGGTGAAATATTGACAACTGATGCACTCAGCAAAGACAGACTTCTGACTGTAGCGCGGGACAGAACAATGCATCTTTGGAAG ATACCGGAGGAATCGCAGTTAGTTTTTCGTGCACCTGCTGTGTCTTTGGAGTGCTGCTGCTTTATTGATGATAAGGAATATTTGTCTGGATCAGATGACGGAAGCCTTGAGCTTTGGAGTGTCATGAGAAAGAAGCCTACTCACATAATAAAAAATGCCCATCCAGCATTAACTCCTAGTTCAATTGACAGTGCTGATGAAAAGTTGCCCAAAG AAAATGGAACCTGCAAGTCTGAGAGCTTTTCATCAGCTCATTCATGGGTTAGTGCTGTTGCGTCAAGAAAAGGTTCTGATTTGGCTGCATCTGGAGCAGCAAATGGTGTTGTTCGCTTATGGACTATTCAACCTGATTCAAAAGGGATGCAGCCATTGTTTGACTTGCCACTG gatggctttgttaattctctTGCAATTGCAAAATCGGGACGTTTCATCGTCGCTGGTGTTGGCCGA GAACCTCGTCTTGGAAGATGGGGACGTGTTGCTGCTGCAAAAAATGGGGTCGCGATTCATCGGCTCAGTCTACAAGATGATTCTGAGGTTTTGTAG